Proteins encoded within one genomic window of Bombus pyrosoma isolate SC7728 linkage group LG13, ASM1482585v1, whole genome shotgun sequence:
- the LOC122574277 gene encoding host cell factor 2-like isoform X1 — translation MWSSVTAAGSENGPAPPSRSKHSATLLAGHVYLLGGRNGNLPLKDLWRYSLADSKWEELHPGGERPPALQEHSAVAYKDCLYIFGGELGFSAGTETPLWVYNVKTNMWRKVRAQRGCAVPRGRRGHTALVHRGQMLIYGGYQDLRGSSPELWAFHFETESWHLLSSSESGPAARHKHSAVLHGDAMYIYGGMTDLQERSDCWRWDVKTASWCLLKNKPGPGPLHGHAACRLPSCMLIFGGESGGLATNELWRFHFGTETWEKLSVPGPKPQPRAESVALAVSELIIRGTNIDNSKPKLRNQRMRLCNNRISPNEAPARPSFLKEISKLSQINLSRLSHPTKCSYSVLSGQDDNEESPQEANTYYPFQQVDSEVVEPSTGMVKSRSANTLARRRQKPPETTYKNVDTNNCNNATGGSGMTRDPISVPNFRALTLPTPVLTPVEAARLVFVDPDENSDNEERKEPPTSRLIEVQEERRDFAAVHQACQPTRGESYSSHLYEAALQTPKTPTTSKIPTSASVRFADLEEGEESTSDYASIEARSPGDPLADDDWQSGRKGKQYRPIVTPSTIREGQFGFCNPNYLGLDETKSHHQQQQQPQDGKYARLLNSPPDSVLEDEPGRSASQTFAELLELQEIKRVPRAPPKSLPLGSPSRRAVSASRAERQRAKVAAADIKETETPSYGPAPLYVFLVGGKEKGQVTVFARPVSLWKLQLAPHIF, via the exons ATGTGGAGCTCGGTTACTGCGGCTGGCAGTGAAAATGGGCCCGCACCACCTTCCAGAAGCAAGCACAGCGCTACTTTGCTCGCAGGGCACGTATATCTCCTTGGCGGACGAAACGGCAATCTTCCTCTCAAAGACCTCTGGCGATACAGCCTCG CCGACAGTAAATGGGAGGAATTGCATCCTGGGGGAGAAAGACCGCCAGCACTTCAGGAACACAGCGCGGTAGCTTACAAGGATTGCCTTTACATTTTCGGGGGTGAGCTCGGCTTTTCCGCAGGCACGGAAACGCCACTTTGGGTTTACAATGTCAAG ACCAACATGTGGAGGAAAGTAAGAGCGCAGAGAGGTTGTGCGGTTCCCAGAGGTCGAAGAGGCCATACCGCTTTAGTTCATCGTGGTCAGATGCTCATTTACGGTGGTTATCAAGATCTACGTGGCAGCTCACCAGAATTGTGGGCATTCCATTTcg AAACGGAATCGTGGCATCTTCTTTCCTCCAGCGAAAGCGGGCCAGCAGCGAGGCACAAACACTCCGCAGTTTTACACGGTGACGCCATGTACATTTATGGGGGTATGACCGACCTACAAGAGAGAAGCGATTGCTGGCGATGGGATGTGAAGACCGCTTCCTGGTGTCTGTTGAAGAACAAACCAGGACCAGGACCTCTTCATGGGCACGCAGCTTGCAGGCTTCCCAGTTGTATGCTAATTTTCGGTGGAGAAAGCGGTGGTTTAGCTACGAACGAACTATGGAGGTTTCATTTCG GTACGGAAACGTGGGAGAAATTATCAGTGCCAGGTCCTAAACCCCAGCCAAGAGCGGAAAGCGTTGCGTTAGCAGTTTCCGAACTGATAATTCGAGGGACCAATATCGACAATTCGAAACCAAAACTGAGAAATCAAAGGATGAGACTTTGTAACAATAGGATATCACCCAATGAAGCACCGGCTAGACCGAGCTTTCTTaaggaaatttcgaaattatcgCAAATTAATCTATCGCGGCTAAGTCATCCGACAAAGTGCAGCTATTCCGTTTTAAGTGGCCAAGATGACAACGAGGAAAGTCCGCAAGAg GCGAATACGTACTATCCGTTTCAGCAAGTGGACTCCGAGGTTGTCGAGCCATCTACGGGTATGGTGAAATCACGAAGCGCTAATACGCTAGCTCGTAGAAGACAGAAACCGCCGGAAACAACATATAAAAACGTGGACACGAACAATTGCAACAACGCAACCGGTGGTTCCGGCATGACAAGAGATCCTATCTCGGTACCGAATTTCCGTGCTCTGACCTTGCCCACTCCGGTCCTGACACCTGTAGAAGCAGCCAGGCTTGTTTTCGTCGACCCAGACGAAAATAGCGACAACGAGGAACGAAAGGAACCTCCTACCTCTAGGTTGATAGAAGTTCAAGAGGAAAGGCG AGACTTCGCGGCTGTGCACCAGGCCTGTCAGCCGACACGAGGCGAGAGTTACAGCTCGCATCTTTACGAAGCGGCGCTACAAACACCGAAAACACCGACCACTTCAAAAATTCCTACTTCCGCGTCGGTTCGATTCGCTGACTTAGAAGAAGGTGAAGAATCGACGTCGGACTACGCGAGTATAGAAGCCCGTAGTCCCGGTGATCCACTCGCCGACGACGATTGGCAATCAGGACGAAAGGGCAAACAGTATCGCCCCATAGTTACCCCATCGACGATACGCGAAGGTCAATTCGGCTTTTGTAATCCAAATTACCTCGGACTGGATGAAACGAAGAGTCATCatcagcaacagcaacaacctCAGGATGGCAAGTACGCGAGATTATTGAACAGCCCACCGGACAGTGTCTTGGAGGACGAACCGGGTAGATCGGCCTCGCAAACGTTTGCGGAATTACTAGAACttcaagaaattaaaaggGTACCGAGAGCACCGCCTAAAAGTTTACCATTAGGCTCTCCGTCGAGGAGAGCAGTCAGTGCGTCGAGAGCCGAGAGACAACGAGCTAAGGTTGCTGCGGCTGACATCAAGGAAACCGAGACACCATCGTATGGACCAGCACCACTTTATGTTTTTTTAGTTGGCGGGAAAGAAAAGGGTCAGGTGACGGTGTTCGCGAGGCCCGTTTCTTTGTGGAAATTGCAATTAGCACCacacattttttaa
- the LOC122574277 gene encoding host cell factor 2-like isoform X2, producing the protein MWSSVTAAGSENGPAPPSRSKHSATLLAGHVYLLGGRNGNLPLKDLWRYSLADSKWEELHPGGERPPALQEHSAVAYKDCLYIFGGELGFSAGTETPLWVYNVKTNMWRKVRAQRGCAVPRGRRGHTALVHRGQMLIYGGYQDLRGSSPELWAFHFETESWHLLSSSESGPAARHKHSAVLHGDAMYIYGGMTDLQERSDCWRWDVKTASWCLLKNKPGPGPLHGHAACRLPSCMLIFGGESGGLATNELWRFHFGTETWEKLSVPGPKPQPRAESVALAVSELIIRGTNIDNSKPKLRNQRMRLCNNRISPNEAPARPSFLKEISKLSQINLSRLSHPTKCSYSVLSGQDDNEESPQEQVDSEVVEPSTGMVKSRSANTLARRRQKPPETTYKNVDTNNCNNATGGSGMTRDPISVPNFRALTLPTPVLTPVEAARLVFVDPDENSDNEERKEPPTSRLIEVQEERRDFAAVHQACQPTRGESYSSHLYEAALQTPKTPTTSKIPTSASVRFADLEEGEESTSDYASIEARSPGDPLADDDWQSGRKGKQYRPIVTPSTIREGQFGFCNPNYLGLDETKSHHQQQQQPQDGKYARLLNSPPDSVLEDEPGRSASQTFAELLELQEIKRVPRAPPKSLPLGSPSRRAVSASRAERQRAKVAAADIKETETPSYGPAPLYVFLVGGKEKGQVTVFARPVSLWKLQLAPHIF; encoded by the exons ATGTGGAGCTCGGTTACTGCGGCTGGCAGTGAAAATGGGCCCGCACCACCTTCCAGAAGCAAGCACAGCGCTACTTTGCTCGCAGGGCACGTATATCTCCTTGGCGGACGAAACGGCAATCTTCCTCTCAAAGACCTCTGGCGATACAGCCTCG CCGACAGTAAATGGGAGGAATTGCATCCTGGGGGAGAAAGACCGCCAGCACTTCAGGAACACAGCGCGGTAGCTTACAAGGATTGCCTTTACATTTTCGGGGGTGAGCTCGGCTTTTCCGCAGGCACGGAAACGCCACTTTGGGTTTACAATGTCAAG ACCAACATGTGGAGGAAAGTAAGAGCGCAGAGAGGTTGTGCGGTTCCCAGAGGTCGAAGAGGCCATACCGCTTTAGTTCATCGTGGTCAGATGCTCATTTACGGTGGTTATCAAGATCTACGTGGCAGCTCACCAGAATTGTGGGCATTCCATTTcg AAACGGAATCGTGGCATCTTCTTTCCTCCAGCGAAAGCGGGCCAGCAGCGAGGCACAAACACTCCGCAGTTTTACACGGTGACGCCATGTACATTTATGGGGGTATGACCGACCTACAAGAGAGAAGCGATTGCTGGCGATGGGATGTGAAGACCGCTTCCTGGTGTCTGTTGAAGAACAAACCAGGACCAGGACCTCTTCATGGGCACGCAGCTTGCAGGCTTCCCAGTTGTATGCTAATTTTCGGTGGAGAAAGCGGTGGTTTAGCTACGAACGAACTATGGAGGTTTCATTTCG GTACGGAAACGTGGGAGAAATTATCAGTGCCAGGTCCTAAACCCCAGCCAAGAGCGGAAAGCGTTGCGTTAGCAGTTTCCGAACTGATAATTCGAGGGACCAATATCGACAATTCGAAACCAAAACTGAGAAATCAAAGGATGAGACTTTGTAACAATAGGATATCACCCAATGAAGCACCGGCTAGACCGAGCTTTCTTaaggaaatttcgaaattatcgCAAATTAATCTATCGCGGCTAAGTCATCCGACAAAGTGCAGCTATTCCGTTTTAAGTGGCCAAGATGACAACGAGGAAAGTCCGCAAGAg CAAGTGGACTCCGAGGTTGTCGAGCCATCTACGGGTATGGTGAAATCACGAAGCGCTAATACGCTAGCTCGTAGAAGACAGAAACCGCCGGAAACAACATATAAAAACGTGGACACGAACAATTGCAACAACGCAACCGGTGGTTCCGGCATGACAAGAGATCCTATCTCGGTACCGAATTTCCGTGCTCTGACCTTGCCCACTCCGGTCCTGACACCTGTAGAAGCAGCCAGGCTTGTTTTCGTCGACCCAGACGAAAATAGCGACAACGAGGAACGAAAGGAACCTCCTACCTCTAGGTTGATAGAAGTTCAAGAGGAAAGGCG AGACTTCGCGGCTGTGCACCAGGCCTGTCAGCCGACACGAGGCGAGAGTTACAGCTCGCATCTTTACGAAGCGGCGCTACAAACACCGAAAACACCGACCACTTCAAAAATTCCTACTTCCGCGTCGGTTCGATTCGCTGACTTAGAAGAAGGTGAAGAATCGACGTCGGACTACGCGAGTATAGAAGCCCGTAGTCCCGGTGATCCACTCGCCGACGACGATTGGCAATCAGGACGAAAGGGCAAACAGTATCGCCCCATAGTTACCCCATCGACGATACGCGAAGGTCAATTCGGCTTTTGTAATCCAAATTACCTCGGACTGGATGAAACGAAGAGTCATCatcagcaacagcaacaacctCAGGATGGCAAGTACGCGAGATTATTGAACAGCCCACCGGACAGTGTCTTGGAGGACGAACCGGGTAGATCGGCCTCGCAAACGTTTGCGGAATTACTAGAACttcaagaaattaaaaggGTACCGAGAGCACCGCCTAAAAGTTTACCATTAGGCTCTCCGTCGAGGAGAGCAGTCAGTGCGTCGAGAGCCGAGAGACAACGAGCTAAGGTTGCTGCGGCTGACATCAAGGAAACCGAGACACCATCGTATGGACCAGCACCACTTTATGTTTTTTTAGTTGGCGGGAAAGAAAAGGGTCAGGTGACGGTGTTCGCGAGGCCCGTTTCTTTGTGGAAATTGCAATTAGCACCacacattttttaa
- the LOC122574275 gene encoding protein brunelleschi yields the protein MRSAISVILSSPVPDNKMSHPDYEQTAHDHAALLLLLRPIGTQIKQKTITRLCERIMKAGSRFSVADSTGGTREILARFVREHPVENNDWGDFQTHRRLLGLITFGKYDNQVELNELCRVHETLKVKYSATLYDSRAILFGPLESNNAHEPPASYSTPSNFKTRAVFYTDETCPDLEVHVMECLNSLFWILESKRLERSREKIDRVSLLLAPFEKKDFIGLDLESRNNRKRCVGRMTKHLGDLCLQAGLPADALSNYNSAASVLQAVNDWLWLGAAFEGLCAASALVLYPNMCRSLPLQRNSSLQEGSPGKQRRGSQAVATLLSPPAIEVVKSNMPHILLPEEISKKYREAIVHYSKYQYAGIIETEASFKATRISIEQNCTLQAASYLNNVILINLPLSEQEKIDRFTTLSDLYTSFGFIRKASFCLRLAATRHVSQNNPNPDWQQCYNLMLQATSGFKLSLDPVDMSPENHRGWPVIQIQVINELVTAANRMGNPALATRHMTFLLQTMYNYLTPNERKETALQLQNVSQQCEGAPVPLVLDSGTVIPPANLTNIPKTKSFILKNMQPHLQPQKIERVKEDHGPFLFTPINFGSLERKNISKSKVDYLWVEGDICEVSMQLINPLPFELHVSNMRLLTNGVVFESIPESITLPAESGPIAVTLAGRPKEIGDLEILGFSTHTLGVKSNCRLRYMEGMVHSQYTVEVVPALPRIEVATSLPQTASFSSGDNIVTSASISLYGGESAECTVTITNIGQVPIETIELSIQSTLDTILESKIFKWNDKNFMAQLPIQPGASASLTLYLYAATDFIAPTSRNDISSSTYLSQPSSLMSHSGHSSLPSRLSSPSHTKRQSELTSSFRSGLSSHSGHSSLASSRLSKLAVPLHTSNVVEGQLKIKYSGGTGLTAGYCRISSVFITIEMLPSVQITNWDVLPAETPSQFYLVLDLTNMTNHEMELHYTQTKCIYMEGKEPCRIPVPVDRCPLNKLSMLNGAGDIGELQKVCSEHIASLVDLRWQLLGTESIGKATLSGITLTQDMLDLVRMSPLQWEIKINDATVKAQDELTCSLGECVSVGIGICNALEHPLSDLMLTINFYQDHHNGVNNYQLETRLSIAGANRVMLPALQEYGRVYHECRVVFFTAGQYKIDIQCSSKESTPNTPVLCSELINAGHTWRYIPPIEITVDDY from the exons ATGCGCTCGGCTATTAGTGTTATTTTGTCGAGTCCGGTACCCGACAACAAGATGTCTCATCCTGATTACGAGCAAACTGCTCATGATCATGCAGCATTGCTTCTACTTTTGAGGCCTATTGGCACACAAATCAAACAAAAGACTATTACCAGGTTATGTGAACGAATAATGAAAGCAGGCAGCAGATTCTCTGTGGCCGATTCTACTGGTGGAACGCGCGAAATTCTTGCTAGATTCGTTAGAGAACATCCTGTTGAAAATAACGATTGGGGAGATTTTCAAACTCACAGAAGATTGTTAGGGTTAATTACTTTTGGCAAATATGACAATCAAGTGGAGTTAAACGAGCTGTGCAGAGTCCATGAGACTTTAAAAGTAAAGTACAGTGCAACATTGTATGATTCACGTGCTATTCTTTTTGGGCCATTAGAATCAAATAACGCTCATGAACCACCAGCATCATATAGTACACCTTCGAATTTCAAAACTAGAGCTGTGTTTTATACAGATGAGACATGTCCTGATCTCGAAGTTCATGTAATGGAATGTCTCAATTCTTTATTCTGGATTTTGGAATCCAAAAGATTAGAAAGATCAAGAGAAAAGATAGACCGGGTCTCTCTTTTACTAGCTCcttttgaaaagaaagatttcaTAGGATTAGATCTTGAATCTaggaataatagaaaaagatgtGTAGGTCGCATGACAAAACATTTGGGTGATTTATGTCTCCAAGCTGGTCTACCAGCAGATGCTTTGAGCAATTATAATTCTGCAGCTAGCGTACTACAAGCTGTAAATGATTGGTTATGGCTAGGAGCAGCATTTGAAGGTTTATGTGCTGCATCTGCTTTAGTGTTATATCCAAATATGTGTAGAAGTCTTCCATTGCAGAGAAACTCTTCTCTTCAGGAAGGAAGTCCAGGTAAGCAGAG AAGAGGTTCACAAGCTGTGGCAACTTTGCTATCACCCCCAGCTATAGAGGTGGTAAAGAGTAATATGCCACATATTTTGCTACctgaagaaatatcaaaaaagtATCGCGAGGCAATAGTACATTATAGTAAATATCAATATGCTGGAATAATTGAGACAGAAGCTAGCTTTAAGGCTACAAGAATTTCAATAGAGCAAAATTGTACTTTACAAGCTGCTTCATACTTAAATAATGTCATACTTATAAATTTACCACTAAGTGAGCAAGAAAAA attGATCGGTTCACTACATTATCAGATTTATACACAAGTTTTGGTTTTATAAGAAAAGCGTCATTTTGTCTAAGATTAGCTGCAACAAGACATGTATCTCAAAATAATCCTAATCCAGATTGGCAACAgtgttataatttaatgttacaAGCTACTTCTGGATTTAAATTGTCCTTAGATCCTGTTGATATGTCTCCtg AAAACCATAGAGGCTGGCCAGTTATACAAATTCAGGTAATAAATGAACTTGTTACTGCCGCTAATCGCATGGGTAATCCAGCATTGGCGACGAGACACATGACATTTCTACTTCAAACGATGTACAATTACTTAACTCCTAATGAACGTAAAGAAACTGCTTTGCAACTTCAAAATGTATCTCAACAATGCGAAGGCGCTCCCGTACCTCTC gTTTTAGATTCTGGAACAGTTATACCGCCTGCTAATTTAACGAATATTCCAAAAActaaatcatttattttaaaaaatatgcaacCACATCTTCAACCTCAAAAGATTGAAAGAGTAAAAGAAGATCATGGcccatttttatttacaccCATTAACTTTGGATCTTTagagaggaaaaatatatctaagaGTAAAGTTG ATTATTTATGGGTAGAAGGTGATATTTGCGAAGTATCCATGCAACTTATTAATCCCTTACCGTTTGAACTTCACGTTTCCAATATGAGGCTTCTTACAAATGGTGTAGTATTCGAGTCAATTCCCGAAAGTATTACACTTCCTGCTGAATCAGGACCAATTGCGGTAACATTAGCGGGCAGACCTAAAGAAATTGGAGATTTAGAGATTCTCGGCTTTAGTACGCATACATTAGGGGTGAAATCAAATTGTAGATTAAGGTATATGGAGGGAATGGTTCACTCTCAATATACTGTTGAGGTAGTTCCAGCTTTACCGAGAATAGAAGTAGCCACAAGTTTACCTCAAACTGCGAGCTTTAGCTCCGGAGACAATATAGTGACTAGCGCAAGTATATCACTATATGGTGGAGAAAG TGCCGAATGTACTGtaacaattacaaatatcgGCCAAGTTCCTATCGAAACAATCGAACTATCAATACAATCAACATTAGACACAATActcgaaagtaaaatatttaaatggaacgataaaaattttatggcACAGTTACCCATACAACCCGGCGCTAGTGCCAGTCttacattgtatttatatgCGGCTACAGATTTTATAGCACCTACATCGCGAAATG atATTAGCAGCAGTACGTATCTCAGCCAGCCGAGCAGCTTAATGTCTCATTCAGGACACAGCTCGTTACCATCTAGATTAAGTTCCCCGTCGCATACAAAGAGACAATCCGAATTAACTTCCTCATTCAGATCAGGTTTAAGTTCTCATTCGGGCCATTCTTCTTTGGCAAGTTCGCGTTTATCCAAGCTTGCAGTTCCATTACATACTTCAAATGTTGTCGAAGGgcaattgaaaataaagtacTCGGGTGGTACAGGTCTAACGGCAGGTTATTGTCGTATATCATCAGTTTTTATCACAATTGAGATGTTGCCTAGtgtacaaattacaaattgggATGTACTTCCAGCAGAAAC GCCGTCACAATTTTATCTCGTGTTAGATTTAACAAATATGACTAATCATGAAATGGAATTGCATTATACACAAactaaatgtatatacatggaGGGTAAAGAGCCTTGTAGAATCCCTGTACCGGTTGATAGATGCCCacttaataaattatcaatg TTAAATGGAGCAGGTGATATCGGAGAACTACAAAAAGTTTGTTCTGAACATATTGCTTCATTAGTTGACTTACGGTGGCAATTATTGGGCACGGAATCGATCGGTAAAGCAACCCTTTCTGGCATTACTCTCACCCAAGATATGTTGGATCTCGTTAGAATGAGTCCCTTACAATGGG aaattaaaataaacgatgcAACTGTAAAGGCACAAGATGAACTTACGTGTAGTTTAGGTGAATGCGTTAGTGTCGGTATAGGGATATGTAATGCTTTGGAACATCCACTAAGTGATCTTATGTtaactataaatttttatcaagatCACCATAATggtgtaaataattatcaattagaAACGAGATTATCCATTGCTGGCGCAAATAGAGTCATGCTTCCAGCA TTACAGGAATATGGACGAGTTTATCACGAATGTCGTGTAGTATTTTTTACAGCTGGACagtataaaatagatattcaATGTAGTAGTAAAGAGTCAACTCCAAATACGCCAGTTCTTTGTTCGGAATTGATAAACGCTGGACATACGTGGCGTTATATACCACCGATAGAAATAACTGTCGATGATTACtga
- the LOC122574281 gene encoding syntenin-1-like, with the protein MSLYPTLEDLKVDHMMKAQLQMESQHNVLPISQEQTEPSAPAHNILSNMLYPSLGEYMGLELTEEMIAQNMPEYSHVKQNIMVRTPINSGPLAGMVAPLSGQSLGLQRAQVTNGIRELILCKDKHGKIGMRVNNVDNGIFVCLVSQNSPAALAGLRFGDQILSINDVSVAGYTMEQVHKMFRNADINGIKVVVRDRPFERTVTMHKDSIKYIGFQFRNGKIVSLIKDSSAAKNGLLTNHQILEVNGKNVIGLKDKEVTEEIGKGGNIITLTIIPSYIFDHMIKKMNTSLLKTLMDHSTPDF; encoded by the exons ATGTCTCTGTATCCAACTCTCGAAGACTTGAAAGTGGATCATATGATGAAG GCTCAACTACAAATGGAATCACAACACAATGTTCTACCTATATCGCAAGAACAAACCGAACCATCTGCACCTGCGCATAATATCCTTTCTAATATGCTATATCCTTCATTAGGAGAATATATGGGTTTAGAACTTACTGAAGAAATGATAGCACAAAATATGCCTGAATATTCTCATGTTAAACAGAAT ATAATGGTACGTACACCTATAAACTCAGGTCCTTTAGCAGGTATGGTTGCGCCACTATCTGGCCAGTCTTTAGGATTACAGAGAGCACAAGTTACAAATGGTATAAGAGAA TTGATATTATGCAAGGATAAACATGGTAAAATTGGTATGAGAGTTAATAATGTAGATAATGGCATTTTCGTATGCCTAGTAAGTCAAAATTCGCCTGCTGCACTTGCTGGATTACGATTTGGAGACCAAATTTTGAGTATCAATGATGTCTCTGTTGCTGGATATACAATGGAACAAGTTCACAAAATGTTCAGAAACGCTGACATTAATGGCATTAAAGTAGTAGTAAGGGACAG ACCATTTGAACGCACAGTAACAATGCACAAagatagtataaaatatatcggaTTTCAGTTCAGAAACGGAAAGATAGTctctttaattaaagattcttCTGCTGCCAAAAATGGACTTTTAACAAATCATCAAATATTAGAAGTTAACGGAAAG AATGTTATAGGGTTAAAAGACAAAGAAGTCACGGAGGAGATTGGGAAAGGTGGGAATATAATCACGTTGACGATTATTCCATCGTATATTTTTGACCACATGattaaaaa aatgaACACCAGCTTGTTGAAAACACTTATGGACCATTCTACGCCAGATTTTTAA